A single Amphiura filiformis chromosome 8, Afil_fr2py, whole genome shotgun sequence DNA region contains:
- the LOC140159673 gene encoding acetylcholinesterase-like, translating into MIRPAFFGLLLIVTSSNAQQPIVEVEQGLLMGKTVMFSEHEYINVDREIDVYEGVPFAEPPVRFEHPVKKTTWDGTYNATYVRPSCYQESLYVIKDQLEVSEDCLYLNIYAPRGITDAAVMVWIYGGGFSQGSGQQSEYNGEPLTSVGEVIFVAINYRVSAFGYLTTGDSILPGNYGMMDQVEALKWVQANIHAFGGDKDKVTIFGESAGSASVSYQLLSKLSTGLFKQAIMESGAAVSPWAFQETSLGREIAFKMGAELGCTATDTTQLRQCLQDATTEDLYDAAGASGFISAPCIDHYFLDDYPLNLIRRQEFQRTTLMLGSNADEGTLMVMSLYPEYAVREDPPFISEEEFKSVVSAYIQNPLLEDSIYQHYLDWTIQDEDNLDFFRPYVDMNTDEAFAAPTDVIARAHAKAGDQVYSYEVYCIFIHSKIARTNQSNR; encoded by the exons atgatCCGGCCAGCATTTTTCGGTTTATTGCTAATTGTGACAAGCTCAAACGCTCAACAACCAATTGTTGAGGTAGAACAAGGCCTGTTGATGGGTAAGACTGTTATGTTCTCAGAACATGAGTATATCAATGTCGACAGAGAGATAGATGTGTATGAAGGAGTACCGTTTGCTGAACCACCAGTAAGATTTGAACACCCGGTGAAAAAGACGACCTGGGATGGAACTTACAATGCAACTTATGTGAGACCTTCTTGCTATCAAGAATCACTTTACGTTATTAAAGATCAATTGGAAGTTAGCGAAGATTGCTTGTACTTGAATATTTATGCACCACGTGGG ATAACGGACGCAGCTGTAATGGTATGGATTTATGGTGGTGGCTTCTCTCAAGGCTCAGGTCAACAGTCGGAATACAATGGCGAACCATTGACTTCTGTTGGTGAGGTCATATTTGTCGCTATTAACTATCGTGTGTCTGCATTTGGATATCTCACAACAG GTGACAGTATTTTACCAGGCAACTATGGAATGATGGATCAAGTTGAAGCTCTGAAATGGGTCCAAGCAAATATCCACG CATTTGGTGGAGACAAGGACAAAGTGACCATATTTGGCGAGAGTGCAGGGTCGGCTAGTGTCAGTTACCAACTACTCTCCAAGCTGAGTACAGGACTCTTCAAGCAAGCTATTATGGAG AGTGGAGCTGCCGTATCGCCATGGGCGTTCCAAGAAACTAGTCTAGGACGAGAGATAGCGTTTAAAATGGGAGCAGAATTGGGATGTACGGCCACTGATACTACTCAGCTACGTCAATGTCTACAAGATGCCACAACAGAGGACCTTTATGATGCGGCTGGTGCA TCTGGCTTCATCTCAGCTCCTTGCATTGACCACTATTTCTTGGATGATTATCCATTGAATCTTATACGAAGACAAGAGTTTCAAAGGACCACGCTGATGTTAGGCTCCAATGCTGATGAAGGAACATTGATGGTAATGAGCCTGTATCCAGAATACGCTGTTAGGGAAGATCCGCCATTCATAAGTGAAGAGGAATTTAAAAGT GTTGTAAGCGCATATATACAAAACCCGCTACTTGAAGATTCAATCTACCAGCACTACTTAGATTGGACAATCCAAGATGAAGATAACTTGGACTTCTTCAGACCTTATGTTGACATGAACACGGATGAAGCATTTGCTGCACCTACGGATGTCATAGCTAGAGCTCATGCAAAGGCAGGGGATCAAGTCTACAGTTATGAGGTATATTGTATCTTCATACACTCTAAGATAGcgcgaaccaatcagagcaatcgttag